Within Citromicrobium bathyomarinum, the genomic segment TCGACCAGCCGCCGCACCAGATTGACCGCTTGCGCCTCCGCAATCGCGGGTTCGATCGCCTTGGCGTTCTGGGTCAGCAGCACGCGTGCGCCCGGAGCTTCGGCATCGCTGCGGAACGCGAGGTTCTTGTACTGGGCCGTCTGCCAGCCGTGCAGGGCGGGGCCGGGCTCGCGCCCCTTGAGGCGATAGGTTCCGGCAGGCAGCACCTCGGCCAGCCGTGCGAGGCACCAGCTGGACAGCGAATCCGGATCGGCCACGCCGCCGACCGCGAACCACGCATTGCCTTCACCCGGCGTCGCGGGGACGATCGCGGTTTCGTAGCCCTTGCCGGTGAAGTTCTGCGCCTCCAGCATGGCGCGCTGGCCGTCGTTCAGGCCCTTCGCCCAATCGGCGAAGCCTGCATCGTTGACGAGGTGGAGGTCGGTTGCGTTCTGGCCCTTGTCGGGCTGTATCAAAGCCGTATCATTCATCCTATTATGCATGGCGACGAAGGCGCGCCGTGCCAACCGGATTCGCGCCGCGACAAGGGATTGAGATGATAATGGCCGCAGGTTTTGCGAAGCTTGTGCTGGTGATGGGCCTTGGTGTGGCGGGCTGTTCCTCGCCCGAAGACATGCAGCGCGATGTCGGGGTGGACCAGGACAAGGCCGCCGCCACCGCTTCGGCAGATGACGCGAAGGATGGCGAGAAGCCTGCCGGGCAGGGACGCGAGATTTCCGAAGAAAACGATCTCTACGCCTTTTCCTTCACCTATCCCGAAACGCTCGGCGCGGTGCCGGCGCTGAAGGACCGGCTCGACCAGCAAGCCAAGCGCGAGGAGGCCGACCTGCAACGCGCCGCCCGCGAGGCGAGCGAGGAGGCACGCGAGAACGGCTTTCCCTACAACCGCTACATGGTCACGATCGAGTGGAAGCCGGCCGGGCAAACCGACGAATGGCTCAGCCTGATCGAGAATGGGGCGACCTATTTCGGCGGTGCGCACGGCAATTACGGTCTCAGCTCCGTGCTTTGGAACAAGGGGGCGCAGCGCCTGCTCGAACCGATCATGCTGTTCGAATCGCAGGCCGCGCTGTCCGAAGCTCTGGGCGAGAGGTTCTGCAACGCGCTCGATACGCAGCGCATGGCCCGGCGTGGCGGCGAGCTGGACGAGGGCGACGATACCTTCAACCGCTGCCCCGACCTTGAGGAGCTGGAGCTTGTGCTGCTGTCCAATGGGCACAAGTTCGACCGGATCATGCTCTACGCGGCACCTTACGTGGCCGGGCCTTATGTCGAGGGCGATTATGAAGTCGAACTGAGCGTAGACGATGCGATCCGCGCGGCGGTGAAAGAGCGCTATCGCGACGATTTCGTCGGCTGACCTCGCTTTTTCGCGCGGTCGTGCGTATCTAGTGCGCCATGACCGAATACCAGACCATCGAAGCCGATTCCGACGTCTACCGCGACGGCACAATCAAGCTCCACGGCCCCGAAGGGTTCGAGGGGATGCGCAAGGCCGGGCGACTGGCCGCCGAAATCCTCGACCAGATGCCCGAGCTGGTGAAGCCCGGCGTAACCACCGCGAGCATCGACGATGCGATCCGCGGGATGATGCTGGATGCAGGCGCGGTGCCCGCGACGCTCGGCTATCGCGGCTACACGCACAGCAGCTGCATCTCGGTCAACCACGTGATCTGCCACGGCATCCCGGGCGAGAAGACGCTGAAAGATGGCGACATCCTCAATATCGACGTGACCCCGCTGCTCGACGGCTGGCACGGCGATACCAGCCGCATGTTCTTCGCCGGCGATCCGCCGCTCAAGGCGAAGAAGCTGGTCGAGGCGACGCACGAGGCGCTGATGATCGGGATCGACGCGGCGAGCAAACCCGGCGCGCGGCTGGGCGATATCGGCGCCGCGATCGAGGCGCATGCCAAGCAGCACCGCTATGGCGTGGTCCGCGAATTCTGCGGGCACGGGGTGGGGCGGCTGTTCCACGACGCGCCCGAAGTGGTCCATGTCGGCGTGGCGGGCAGCGGGCCGGAACTCAAGCCCGGCATGTTCTTCACCATCGAGCCGATGCTCAACGCGGGCAAGCCATGGGCCAAGGTGCTTGGCGACGGCTGGACCGCCGTGAGCCGCGACAAGTCGCTCTCCGCACAGTTCGAACACTCGCTCGCGATTACCGAGGATGGGGTGGAGATCTTCACGCTCAGCCCCACGGGCCGCGACAAGCCGCCCTACTGAGCTTCGCCAGGCATTGGTGCCTAATCCCGCGCCGCCCGAATAGCCGCAGCGGCGGCGAAGGGCGCGATTGCGCATAGGACCAGGCTGAAGGCACCGGCGAACAGCGCGCCGCTCATGTCCACGCGGGCGAGATGGCCCGCGCCGAAAATGACCAGCGGCACGGCCAGCGGCGCGAGCATCAGCCCGGCGAGCGCGGTGCCTCCCCTAAGCGACGCCAGCAGCGCGGCGGTCATCAGGCCGATCGCGGCGAGGCCCGGCGTGCCTGCCAGCAGGCTCGCGAGCAGTCGCCAGAAGGTCGGTCCGCTCAGCGATAGCAGTGCCGAGGCGGGCAGGGTGGCGATAAGGATCAGCGGACCGAAACTGAGCCAGTGCGCGATCAGCCGCGCGGTCATTGCCACTTCTTCGCTGATCCCGCGCAGCCGCAGTTGGTCGAAAACGCCTGCGTCGCGGTCTGCCGCAACCAGCCGGTCGAGTGGCAGGATGCTCGCAAGCAGCGCGGCGACCCACAGGACTCCGCCACCCGTGCGCGCGAGCAGGCTCGGCTCAGGCCCGACGGCGAAGGGGAACAGCACCGCGACCAGCAGGAAGAAGATCAGCGGCAGAAAGGCGGAGCCGCGCGCACCGCCGGGCAGCAGGATCGCGAGGTCGCGGCGCAGCAGGATCGCGAAGGCGCTCATGCTGCATACTCCGCCAGATCGAGCACCCGTGCGGGCAGATCGACCGGCTGGTGCGAAACGTACAGGCACAGCCCGCCATCGCCGCAATGCTCCGCGATCAGATCGGCGAGCAGCGCCTGCGATGCGGTGTCGAGCCCGGCGAAGGGCTCGTCGAGGAGCCAGATCGCGCGGGCCCGCAGCAGCAGGCGGGCGATCACCGCGCGCTGTTTCTGGCCGGTAGACAGGTAGCCGGTCGGGATATCCGCCAGCGCATCGACACCCAGCCGCTCCATCGCACCGGTCGGATCGCCCGCGCCATCCAGTCGCGCCCAGAACCGCATCGCGTCACCCAGTTCGCGGTCGAGATCGAGCGCATGGCGGCCGTCTACCAGGCCAACCTCGCCGGTGCGCTCCACTTCGCCCGCAAAGGGCCGCGCGAGCCCGGCGAGGATCCGCATCAGGCTGGTCTTGCCCACGCCATTGGGCCCGCGCACATGCAGCATGTCGCCGGGGCCGAGATCGAGCGTCAGCTTGCGGAAAAGCAGGCGCTCGCCGCGACGGCAGGCGAGATCGCGAGCGGAGAGGCGGGCTTGCATGGCTGCGCGGGTTAGGCGAGGGGGCGCGTGACGGCAATATCATCCGGTAGCGAAAGGACATTCCCATGGCGGTCGAGAAACTGAGCGAAGAGGAACGTGGAAGCTGGCTGGAAGCGCTCGACGGGTGGGAAATGGCGAGCGACCGCGACGCGATCGTGCGCACCTTCAAGTTCGAGGATTTCAGCGAGGCATGGGGATTCATGAACCGGGTCGCGCTGATCGCCGAGAAGAACGACCATCATCCCGAATGGTCCAATGTATACAACACGGTCGAGATCACGCTGACCACGCATGATGCGGACGGTCTGTCGCATCGCGACGTGCACATGGCACAGGCGATCAACGGGCTCTAGATTTACAGCGTTCAGGCGACCGGTTCACGGAAGCGAAGTTACAGGTCAGGGTCCGCCCATCGCGCCTGCGTTGCGGCGGACCTGTTTGCGCATCTGCCCCCGCAGAAAGCGCGAGGCGAAGCCGACTCGTTTGGCGGTCTTGCCGACCAGCGTGTGCAGCTTGTCGCCATTGACCGCAGCCCACGCGGCCTCTCCGACATCGGCGACCGGAGTGATCTCTAGCCCGGCGGCCTTCACCCGGTCGCGGATCGCTTCGTTGGTCTGCCCATTGGGGAGCTGGTCGATCAGCGGGGTTTCGATGAAGCTGGGCATGATCGACCGCACGTTGATGCCGTATTCGGCCCATTCGCCATCGAGGCTTTCGGTGATCGCGCGCACGCCGAACTTGGTCGCGGAATAGACGCTGGCGCCCGCGGTGCCATAAAGGCCCGCCGCGCTCGCGGTGTTGAGCAGGCACGATCCGGGTGCGGTCTTCTTGAGGTGCGGCAGCGCGGCCTGCGCGCCGAACAAGACGCCCTTCAGATTGATGTCGAGGCAGCGTTCGATCTCCTCGACGCTGTTCTGGTCGAGCGAGCCGCCCAGCGGGATGCCCGCATTATTGGCGACCACGTCGATCCGGCCGCCTGAGGCCATGGAGAACGCATTGAGCGCTTCGTCCCACGCATCCCGGTCGCGCACATCGAAGGTGTGGCCGAAGCTGAAGCCGAGCCCGATCAGGTGCTGGGTTTCGACCATCCCCTTTTCGTTCACATCGCCGAGGCCGACGAACCAGCCTTCCTTGGCGAAACGCTGCGCGATGGCGCGCCCGATGCCGGACGCGCCGCCGGTGATGAAGATCGCTTTCCTGTCCATGAGGCTTCCCGTCTGCTTCCGTTGCATCTGACCTCATGCCCACCCGTGGCCCCTCCCGCAAGCGGCGGGAGGGGAGGGTGTCGGCTCAGTCCCCGTCGATCGCGGCCTTGAGGCCCTGAACGAAGTCAGCGCCTTCCTCGATCTGGGCGGTCGATTCCTCGATTGTCTCGCCGATCGGCTCGGCGCGCCCGCCAAGGCAGGTGGCGAGGAAGTTCTCGGTCACCGCGTTGAACGCGATGTTGTTGGACGGCTTCGCGAAACCGTGCCCTTCGTCGGGGAACAGCACGTAGGTGAC encodes:
- a CDS encoding DUF4163 domain-containing protein yields the protein MAAGFAKLVLVMGLGVAGCSSPEDMQRDVGVDQDKAAATASADDAKDGEKPAGQGREISEENDLYAFSFTYPETLGAVPALKDRLDQQAKREEADLQRAAREASEEARENGFPYNRYMVTIEWKPAGQTDEWLSLIENGATYFGGAHGNYGLSSVLWNKGAQRLLEPIMLFESQAALSEALGERFCNALDTQRMARRGGELDEGDDTFNRCPDLEELELVLLSNGHKFDRIMLYAAPYVAGPYVEGDYEVELSVDDAIRAAVKERYRDDFVG
- the map gene encoding type I methionyl aminopeptidase codes for the protein MTEYQTIEADSDVYRDGTIKLHGPEGFEGMRKAGRLAAEILDQMPELVKPGVTTASIDDAIRGMMLDAGAVPATLGYRGYTHSSCISVNHVICHGIPGEKTLKDGDILNIDVTPLLDGWHGDTSRMFFAGDPPLKAKKLVEATHEALMIGIDAASKPGARLGDIGAAIEAHAKQHRYGVVREFCGHGVGRLFHDAPEVVHVGVAGSGPELKPGMFFTIEPMLNAGKPWAKVLGDGWTAVSRDKSLSAQFEHSLAITEDGVEIFTLSPTGRDKPPY
- a CDS encoding heme exporter protein CcmB, encoding MSAFAILLRRDLAILLPGGARGSAFLPLIFFLLVAVLFPFAVGPEPSLLARTGGGVLWVAALLASILPLDRLVAADRDAGVFDQLRLRGISEEVAMTARLIAHWLSFGPLILIATLPASALLSLSGPTFWRLLASLLAGTPGLAAIGLMTAALLASLRGGTALAGLMLAPLAVPLVIFGAGHLARVDMSGALFAGAFSLVLCAIAPFAAAAAIRAARD
- the ccmA gene encoding heme ABC exporter ATP-binding protein CcmA; the protein is MQARLSARDLACRRGERLLFRKLTLDLGPGDMLHVRGPNGVGKTSLMRILAGLARPFAGEVERTGEVGLVDGRHALDLDRELGDAMRFWARLDGAGDPTGAMERLGVDALADIPTGYLSTGQKQRAVIARLLLRARAIWLLDEPFAGLDTASQALLADLIAEHCGDGGLCLYVSHQPVDLPARVLDLAEYAA
- a CDS encoding 4a-hydroxytetrahydrobiopterin dehydratase, translated to MAVEKLSEEERGSWLEALDGWEMASDRDAIVRTFKFEDFSEAWGFMNRVALIAEKNDHHPEWSNVYNTVEITLTTHDADGLSHRDVHMAQAINGL
- a CDS encoding SDR family oxidoreductase encodes the protein MDRKAIFITGGASGIGRAIAQRFAKEGWFVGLGDVNEKGMVETQHLIGLGFSFGHTFDVRDRDAWDEALNAFSMASGGRIDVVANNAGIPLGGSLDQNSVEEIERCLDINLKGVLFGAQAALPHLKKTAPGSCLLNTASAAGLYGTAGASVYSATKFGVRAITESLDGEWAEYGINVRSIMPSFIETPLIDQLPNGQTNEAIRDRVKAAGLEITPVADVGEAAWAAVNGDKLHTLVGKTAKRVGFASRFLRGQMRKQVRRNAGAMGGP